The following are encoded in a window of Clostridium thermarum genomic DNA:
- a CDS encoding DegT/DnrJ/EryC1/StrS family aminotransferase, giving the protein MSKTEIRKEFLPYSLPMIEEEEINEVTAALKSGWIAKGPRTIELEKRFAEFVGAKHAIAMNSCTAALHIALIAAGVGPGDEVITTPMTFSATANTIIHAGATPVFVDIDPETFCIDPAKIEEKITDRTKAIVPVHYSGQACNMDEIRRIAKKHNLFVSEDAAHAIYTEYKGKFIGAEGTAACFSFYATKNLATGEGGMLTTNADDIAEKARVLSCHGMTKAAWNRYGKGGNWRYDIEYPGYKYNMFDIQAALGLRQLDKIHRMQERREEIARVYNEVFGAMPQLIIPEAPSYAKHSWHLYVLQLDLSRLTIDRDKFIEEMGIENIGVSVHFIPVHLMSYYVNTYGYKRGDFPITEAYFDRILSLPLYPSMTDEDVEDVIYAVKRIAEKYSK; this is encoded by the coding sequence ATGTCAAAAACAGAAATAAGAAAAGAGTTTCTTCCTTATTCACTGCCAATGATTGAAGAAGAAGAAATAAATGAAGTTACAGCAGCATTAAAATCCGGCTGGATAGCCAAGGGACCGAGAACAATAGAGTTAGAGAAGAGGTTTGCTGAATTTGTAGGAGCAAAGCATGCCATTGCCATGAATTCCTGCACTGCAGCCTTACATATAGCTTTGATTGCAGCAGGGGTAGGGCCCGGGGATGAAGTAATCACAACCCCCATGACCTTTTCCGCCACTGCAAACACAATAATACACGCCGGAGCAACACCGGTATTTGTGGATATTGACCCTGAAACCTTCTGTATAGATCCGGCTAAAATAGAGGAGAAGATCACAGATAGGACTAAGGCCATAGTGCCTGTACATTACTCCGGCCAGGCCTGCAACATGGATGAAATAAGAAGGATTGCGAAGAAGCATAACCTTTTTGTCTCTGAGGATGCTGCCCATGCTATCTATACGGAGTATAAGGGCAAATTTATTGGGGCAGAAGGAACAGCGGCCTGCTTTAGCTTTTATGCCACAAAAAACCTGGCTACAGGAGAAGGGGGCATGCTGACTACCAATGCTGATGATATAGCCGAAAAGGCAAGAGTATTGAGCTGTCACGGTATGACCAAGGCTGCCTGGAACAGGTACGGTAAGGGCGGAAACTGGAGATATGATATAGAATATCCGGGGTATAAGTACAACATGTTTGATATTCAGGCTGCCTTGGGACTCAGGCAGTTAGATAAGATCCATAGGATGCAGGAGAGAAGAGAGGAAATAGCCAGGGTCTATAATGAGGTCTTTGGAGCAATGCCTCAGCTTATTATTCCTGAAGCTCCTTCCTATGCAAAACATTCCTGGCACTTATATGTACTGCAGCTGGACCTTAGCAGGCTTACAATAGACAGAGATAAGTTCATAGAAGAGATGGGCATTGAGAACATAGGTGTAAGCGTACACTTTATACCTGTACACCTCATGTCCTATTATGTAAATACCTACGGCTATAAGAGAGGGGACTTCCCCATTACTGAAGCATATTTTGATAGGATTCTATCCCTGCCTTTATATCCATCCATGACTGATGAAGATGTAGAGGATGTAATATATGCTGTAAAGAGAATAGCAGAAAAGTATTCAAAATAG
- a CDS encoding sugar transferase gives MEEASKGIIIDIHRDIENKKFHFIIKRILDILLSLIGIILLLPVFLIIMVMIRLDSKGPALFKQVRVGKDSKNFVIYKFRTMVADAEAKRQLEINPEDISNFVFQSKSDNRITKVGAFLRKTSLDELPQLFNVLIGNMSLVGPRPEIPDVVKFYPEEYRQRLLVSPGITGLAQVSGRGEIELGKTISYDLTYIKNFTVWYDIKILFKTLSAVLKKEGAM, from the coding sequence ATGGAAGAAGCTTCAAAGGGAATTATAATCGATATACATAGAGACATAGAAAATAAGAAATTTCACTTTATTATCAAGAGGATATTGGATATCCTCCTGTCCCTTATTGGAATCATCCTCCTCTTGCCAGTTTTTTTGATAATAATGGTGATGATCAGGTTGGACTCCAAGGGGCCGGCCCTGTTCAAGCAGGTAAGAGTAGGTAAGGACAGTAAGAATTTTGTTATATACAAGTTTAGGACTATGGTAGCAGACGCTGAAGCTAAACGGCAGCTGGAAATCAATCCTGAGGATATCAGCAATTTTGTGTTTCAAAGCAAAAGCGATAACAGGATCACAAAGGTGGGTGCCTTCCTGAGAAAGACCAGTTTAGATGAGCTGCCCCAGCTTTTTAATGTGCTCATAGGAAATATGAGCCTTGTGGGACCAAGGCCTGAAATACCGGATGTAGTCAAGTTCTATCCTGAAGAGTATAGACAGCGGCTCCTTGTTAGCCCTGGCATCACAGGCCTTGCCCAGGTCAGCGGCAGAGGGGAAATAGAGCTTGGCAAGACTATCTCCTATGATTTGACCTATATAAAAAATTTCACTGTCTGGTATGATATCAAGATCTTGTTCAAAACCTTGTCAGCAGTTCTAAAAAAAGAAGGAGCAATGTAA
- a CDS encoding O-antigen ligase family protein produces the protein MLYFIYLTGFKENRGKFWNNLKAFFCDKFNVALMILFAAMTISIFYAKDRGIAISETFRLGSFAALVYIIQTEYRSSERHLKILKVCLASAAVVACFGIYQYFTNYNLNPEFIYSDTNTKRITSTLDNPNTLAAYLILFLFPVIILAAKVKDLKYKFLYAAMALIFAVNIFFTGSRSVFLGGVAALAVLVFLVSWKYIWVLGSLSLMSLLFKPLNSRIFSIFDASLNSSRVKLWAAGLKMIQNNPIFGVGNGNYVTNYNDYVDRYPHLRYQDYRDFPSHNSYIKVWSELGILGILAFISLVVLSVKKVYDCIKDCRDNWLKAFYTGFLCSLCGFYVMNFFDNLLFVPKVALYFWTFISVRKIK, from the coding sequence ATGCTTTACTTTATCTACCTGACAGGCTTTAAAGAAAACCGCGGGAAGTTCTGGAATAACCTGAAGGCTTTTTTCTGTGATAAATTCAATGTGGCCCTGATGATTTTATTTGCTGCTATGACCATCTCCATATTCTATGCTAAAGATAGAGGCATTGCCATAAGTGAAACCTTTAGACTGGGGTCCTTTGCAGCCCTGGTGTACATAATTCAGACTGAATACCGAAGCTCAGAGCGGCACTTGAAAATATTGAAGGTGTGCTTAGCTTCTGCCGCTGTGGTTGCTTGCTTTGGTATATACCAGTATTTTACCAATTATAATTTGAACCCGGAATTTATATACAGTGATACAAATACCAAGAGAATTACCTCAACCCTAGACAATCCAAATACCTTGGCGGCCTACCTGATATTATTTCTCTTTCCGGTGATAATTCTGGCGGCAAAGGTGAAGGACCTTAAGTATAAGTTCCTCTATGCAGCCATGGCACTGATCTTTGCTGTCAATATCTTCTTCACTGGTTCAAGAAGCGTATTCCTGGGTGGGGTTGCTGCATTAGCAGTGCTTGTTTTTCTGGTGAGCTGGAAGTATATCTGGGTACTTGGGTCTCTATCCCTGATGAGTCTGTTATTTAAGCCCCTTAACTCCAGAATCTTTTCTATCTTTGATGCCTCCCTTAATTCCTCAAGGGTAAAGCTATGGGCAGCAGGCTTGAAAATGATTCAGAACAATCCCATCTTTGGGGTGGGAAACGGCAACTATGTCACAAATTATAATGACTATGTAGACAGGTATCCACACTTAAGATATCAGGATTACAGGGACTTTCCCTCCCATAATTCCTATATCAAGGTGTGGAGTGAGTTAGGTATCTTAGGCATACTGGCCTTTATATCCCTGGTGGTCTTATCGGTAAAGAAGGTCTATGACTGCATAAAAGATTGCAGGGATAATTGGCTGAAGGCATTTTACACAGGCTTTCTTTGTTCTCTTTGCGGCTTTTATGTAATGAACTTCTTTGACAACCTGCTCTTTGTACCCAAGGTTGCCCTGTATTTCTGGACCTTCATTTCTGTGAGGAAAATTAAATAA